A genomic stretch from Sphingobacterium sp. ML3W includes:
- a CDS encoding AraC family transcriptional regulator, whose translation MILKIYQPESPLLKRYIACFYILEKTASEKPVTYFTFPSIYTIVTISEQTSTFVTADKIITTHCPTAPIETNLVCDFNQPVLISYEGKINEITTYFKPLGLSAFIAHDLRHYNSGTFPDFNPHADYKEVMATILSIADHQERIQALEAYWLSKLRPFEDLLLENMLREMLDTNNLNQSMTTLSRKIGRSRTTINKHFDQHICKSPSQFKKIVRFRAAIQNQQDDKNNIGRSYHVDYFDQSHMIRDFKKLTGFTPKVFFSKIAALERDEIKWIFI comes from the coding sequence ATGATCCTAAAAATCTATCAACCTGAGAGCCCCCTATTGAAGCGCTATATTGCGTGTTTTTATATCCTAGAGAAAACTGCAAGCGAGAAGCCTGTTACCTATTTTACCTTTCCCAGTATTTATACCATCGTGACCATCAGCGAACAGACCAGTACGTTCGTCACAGCCGACAAGATCATTACAACACATTGCCCCACAGCCCCCATAGAGACCAACCTTGTCTGCGACTTTAATCAACCCGTCCTGATCAGCTACGAGGGAAAAATAAATGAAATCACCACCTACTTCAAGCCGCTGGGGCTAAGTGCTTTTATCGCGCATGACCTGCGGCACTACAACAGCGGAACTTTTCCCGATTTTAATCCCCACGCCGATTATAAAGAGGTCATGGCCACCATTCTCTCCATCGCAGATCATCAGGAGCGCATCCAGGCCCTGGAAGCCTATTGGCTCTCAAAACTCCGCCCTTTTGAAGATCTGCTGCTAGAAAATATGCTCCGCGAAATGCTCGATACCAACAACCTGAATCAGTCCATGACGACATTGTCGCGCAAAATCGGGCGATCACGGACAACGATCAACAAACATTTTGATCAGCATATCTGCAAGAGTCCATCGCAATTCAAAAAAATAGTCCGGTTCCGGGCAGCTATTCAAAACCAGCAGGACGATAAAAACAACATAGGCCGATCCTATCATGTCGATTATTTTGATCAGTCGCACATGATCCGGGATTTTAAAAAATTGACCGGTTTTACACCAAAAGTGTTCTTTTCCAAAATAGCAGCCCTGGAGCGGGATGAGATCAAATGGATTTTTATTTAA